From a region of the Leptospira kmetyi serovar Malaysia str. Bejo-Iso9 genome:
- a CDS encoding class I SAM-dependent methyltransferase, producing the protein MRTDTDKSEIQRAHFNKIKDNYNSARSGANHLAYKRVWWNRLLDYLSNKIDAKRELLGLEAMCGLGEGSQFLKEKFPSIRFEGFDYSDEMVAACKKENTAIFHVFHQDILKFEAKEKYDIVILLGGLHHVPDNVDIALDRIYSSLKKGGLFINLEPTHNNFLFRMVRERIYKKNALFEENTERGFNLKDYNSLLKKSGFEILNQFYPGLLGYVLYYNPDAFPGLNRGSTKIAKFLSNFDWILGRTFLGTYFSFATWSVCKK; encoded by the coding sequence ATGAGAACGGATACGGATAAGTCGGAAATTCAGAGAGCGCATTTTAATAAGATCAAGGATAACTATAATTCCGCAAGATCCGGCGCGAACCATCTCGCTTATAAAAGAGTATGGTGGAATCGTTTATTGGATTATCTTTCCAATAAGATCGATGCCAAGCGAGAATTATTAGGACTTGAAGCGATGTGCGGATTGGGAGAAGGCTCGCAGTTTTTAAAGGAAAAATTTCCATCCATACGTTTCGAGGGATTCGACTATTCCGATGAAATGGTCGCCGCTTGTAAAAAAGAAAATACTGCGATATTTCACGTATTTCATCAGGATATTCTCAAGTTTGAAGCAAAAGAAAAGTATGATATTGTAATTTTGTTAGGCGGTCTCCATCACGTTCCAGATAACGTCGATATCGCTTTGGACAGAATCTATTCCAGCTTAAAAAAAGGCGGGTTGTTCATTAACTTAGAACCCACGCACAATAACTTTTTATTTAGAATGGTTCGGGAAAGAATTTATAAGAAGAACGCATTGTTTGAGGAAAATACGGAAAGAGGATTCAATTTAAAAGATTATAATTCCTTATTGAAAAAATCGGGTTTTGAAATTCTCAATCAATTTTATCCTGGGTTGTTGGGTTACGTTCTTTACTACAATCCGGATGCATTTCCGGGTCTGAATAGAGGGTCCACCAAAATCGCGAAATTCTTGTCCAACTTCGATTGGATCCTTGGCCGTACTTTTTTAGGAACCTATTTTTCCTTCGCCACTTGGTCGGTCTGTAAGAAGTAA